Proteins co-encoded in one Pogona vitticeps strain Pit_001003342236 chromosome 9, PviZW2.1, whole genome shotgun sequence genomic window:
- the KCNK6 gene encoding potassium channel subfamily K member 6 has protein sequence MRRCAVLACFALGFAGYLLLGALIISAVERPYESRLRAELRALKATFLRESPCLPEAALERFLSAVLSANRHGVALLRNGSAAPSNWDFASAFFFSSTLITTVGYGYTTPLSDAGKAFCIFYALLGVPFTMLVLTATVQRLVSTFTSGPLDYLDRRWGYNRRALSWGHLLLLLAAVLVAFFLVPAAIFSWLEESWSYLDAFYFCFISLCTIGLGDYVPGEQPGQRLRPLYKVSITVYLLLGLMAMLLLLQTFHKLADLHGLSDLVLPPRDPPQEEDHARILEEQSLSSSEPGPAEKTPVQPSATAHAGYSSINR, from the exons ATGCGGCGCTGCGCCGTGCTGGCGTGCTTTGCGCTGGGCTTCGCGGGTTACCTGCTGCTGGGCGCGCTCATCATCTCGGCCGTCGAGCGGCCCTACGAGAGCCGGCTGCGGGCCGAGCTGCGGGCCCTCAAAGCCACCTTCCTGCGCGAGAGCCCCTGCCTGCCCGAGGCCGCCCTGGAGCGCTTCCTGAGCGCCGTGCTGAGCGCCAACCGGCACGGCGTGGCTCTCCTGCGCAACGGCTCGGCCGCCCCGTCCAACTGGGACTTCGCCTCGGCCTTCTTCTTCTCCAGCACCTTGATCACCACCGTCG GCTATGGTTACACCACCCCGCTCTCAGACGCCGGGAAAGCGTTTTGCATCTTCTATGCACTGCTGGGCGTCCCCTTCACCATGCTGGTGCTGACCGCCACGGTGCAACGCCTAGTCAGTACTTTCACCTCTGGGCCTCTGGACTACCTGGATAGGCGGTGGGGGTACAACCGGCGGGCCCTATCCTGGGGGCACCTGCTGCTGCTCTTGGCGGCGGTGCTGGTGGCTTTCTTCCTGGTGCCCGCTGCCATCTTCAGCTGGCTGGAGGAGTCGTGGAGTTACCTGGATGctttctacttctgcttcatctcCCTTTGCACCATCGGCCTTGGGGACTACGTCCCCGGAGAGCAGCCGGGGCAGCGACTTCGCCCCCTCTACAAGGTCTCCATCACAG tGTACCTGCTCCTGGGGCTGATGGCCATGCTGCTCCTGCTCCAGACCTTCCACAAGCTGGCCGACCTACACGGCCTCTCCGACTTAGTCTTGCCGCCCCGGGACCCACCCCAAGAGGAAGACCATGCCCGCATCCTCGAGGAACAGAGCCTTTCCTCCTCCGAACCAGGGCCAGCGGAGAAGACGCCTGTGCAGCCGAGCGCCACGGCCCATGCCGGCTACTCCTCGATCAACAGATAA